In Arcobacter ellisii, a genomic segment contains:
- a CDS encoding efflux RND transporter permease subunit, which translates to MLKKIYDTLILKYPLIVLTLLMLFVSTLGYYATKLEIDASAETLLLEDDKDLQFFREVNKTYDNSDFLVVTFSPKNEELLSQKSLETIKNISNDFLKVQNVESITSILNVPLLQSPIRPISDLVEGVDSLETKEFDTNLVKNELLHSPLYSNSLVSSDFKTTAIILNLKTDTKYFELLEKRNALLKKEKDKTISKEEKDELKKAILEFKEYRDILRIQEAQEIENIRDIIKSYQGEAKIFLGGVNMIASDIVGYVKNDLIIYGSGLLAILIFILWYIFRHLRWIVLPLFVCLISVVSTAGLLGLFGWEVTVISSNFIALQLIITISIVLHLIVRYRELNVKYKNASQYKLIINTVLSKFNPSFFAIITTVIGFGSLVLSNIEPVINLGLMMSTGIAISLFLAFITFPAILILMNKKDEHEQKNTRFSFIKKSSDVVEHHGKAIIITTILVIVFSTTGALKLLVENSFISYFKQSTDIYKGMKVIDENLGGTTPLDIIIKFKDEPKPQINKNSTDEFDDFENEFAKTADDKQYWFSQDKMDTITAVHNYLETIPEVGKVQSLATLLKIGQSLNNGKPLDGITLALLYNQLPEKYKTLILSPFINIDKNEARITMRIMDSNPDLRRNDLINKINSDIRDIIKNKETTFRLSNLMVLYNNMLQSLFESQISTLGFTIIVLFIMFLILFRTLKLATIAILANIIPISAIFGIMGWLNIPLDIMTITIAAIAIGIGVDDTIHFIHRFKEEFKVDHNYINAMRRSHQSIGYAMYYTSLVIIIGFSILVLSNLIPTIYFGLLTVVTMFTVLLADLLLLPKLLLIFKPFDKIKEKK; encoded by the coding sequence ATGTTAAAAAAAATATATGATACTTTAATCCTAAAGTATCCATTAATTGTTCTTACACTTTTGATGTTATTTGTTTCAACTTTGGGATATTATGCCACAAAGCTTGAAATAGATGCATCCGCTGAAACTTTACTTTTAGAAGATGACAAAGATTTACAATTTTTTAGAGAAGTAAATAAAACTTATGATAATTCTGATTTTTTAGTAGTTACTTTTTCTCCAAAAAATGAAGAACTATTATCTCAGAAAAGTTTAGAAACTATAAAAAATATATCTAATGATTTTTTAAAAGTACAAAATGTTGAAAGTATCACTTCTATTTTAAATGTACCTTTACTTCAATCTCCAATAAGACCAATTTCTGATTTAGTTGAAGGAGTTGATTCCCTTGAAACAAAAGAGTTTGATACAAATCTAGTTAAAAATGAATTATTACACTCACCTTTATATTCAAACTCACTTGTAAGTAGTGATTTTAAAACAACTGCAATCATTTTAAATCTAAAAACTGATACAAAATATTTTGAACTTTTAGAAAAAAGAAATGCATTATTAAAAAAAGAAAAAGATAAAACTATCTCTAAAGAAGAAAAAGATGAGTTAAAAAAAGCCATTTTAGAGTTTAAAGAGTATAGAGATATTTTAAGAATTCAAGAAGCCCAAGAGATTGAAAATATAAGAGATATTATCAAAAGCTATCAAGGTGAAGCTAAAATATTTCTTGGTGGTGTAAATATGATAGCTAGCGATATTGTTGGCTATGTAAAAAATGATTTAATTATCTATGGTTCAGGTTTACTTGCTATTTTAATTTTTATACTTTGGTATATTTTTAGACATCTTAGATGGATTGTTTTACCTCTATTTGTATGTTTAATTTCAGTAGTTTCAACAGCTGGACTTTTAGGTTTATTTGGTTGGGAAGTTACTGTTATATCTTCAAATTTTATAGCATTACAGTTAATTATTACTATTTCAATAGTTTTACATTTGATTGTAAGATATAGAGAATTAAATGTAAAATATAAAAATGCAAGCCAATATAAACTGATAATCAACACTGTATTATCAAAATTTAATCCTTCATTTTTTGCAATTATAACAACTGTTATAGGTTTTGGTTCACTTGTTTTATCAAATATCGAACCAGTTATAAATCTTGGTCTTATGATGAGTACAGGTATTGCTATATCTTTATTTTTAGCCTTTATAACTTTCCCTGCAATACTTATTTTAATGAATAAAAAAGATGAACATGAACAAAAAAACACAAGATTTTCTTTTATAAAAAAATCTTCTGATGTAGTTGAACATCATGGTAAAGCAATAATTATTACAACAATTTTAGTTATTGTTTTTTCAACAACTGGAGCATTAAAACTTCTTGTTGAAAATAGTTTTATTAGCTATTTTAAACAATCAACAGATATTTATAAAGGTATGAAAGTTATTGATGAAAATTTAGGTGGTACAACTCCTCTTGATATTATCATCAAATTTAAAGATGAACCAAAACCACAAATAAATAAAAATTCAACTGATGAATTTGATGATTTTGAAAATGAATTTGCAAAAACAGCAGATGATAAACAATATTGGTTTAGTCAAGATAAAATGGACACAATTACAGCTGTTCATAACTATTTGGAAACTATTCCAGAAGTTGGAAAAGTTCAATCTTTAGCTACACTTTTAAAAATTGGTCAATCTCTTAACAATGGAAAACCTCTTGATGGTATAACATTGGCTTTACTATACAATCAATTACCAGAAAAATATAAAACGTTAATACTTTCTCCATTTATTAATATCGATAAAAATGAAGCTAGAATTACTATGAGAATTATGGATTCAAATCCAGATTTAAGAAGAAATGATTTAATCAATAAAATAAACAGTGATATAAGAGATATTATTAAAAATAAAGAGACAACTTTTAGACTTTCAAATCTAATGGTTTTATATAACAATATGCTTCAATCTTTATTTGAATCTCAAATCTCTACATTAGGATTTACAATTATTGTTTTATTTATAATGTTCCTAATTTTATTTAGAACTTTAAAACTTGCAACAATTGCAATACTTGCAAACATAATTCCAATATCAGCTATATTTGGTATTATGGGATGGTTAAATATTCCTTTGGATATTATGACTATTACAATTGCAGCAATTGCAATTGGAATTGGGGTTGATGATACAATTCACTTTATTCATAGATTTAAAGAAGAGTTTAAAGTTGACCATAATTACATAAATGCAATGAGAAGGTCTCATCAAAGTATTGGTTATGCCATGTATTACACATCTTTAGTAATAATTATTGGTTTTTCAATCTTAGTATTATCAAATCTAATCCCAACTATCTATTTTGGATTATTAACAGTTGTTACAATGTTTACTGTACTACTAGCTGATTTGTTATTACTTCCAAAACTATTGCTGATATTTAAACCTTTTGACAAAATTAAGGAGAAAAAATAA
- a CDS encoding TIGR00730 family Rossman fold protein translates to MNVAIYCGSSFGNDKIYEEQTKVLAQKLALKKLNIVYGGSLQGLMGIVSNESLKCNNSVTGVITFDLINKELENKNLTKIYRVNNMDERKAKMEELSDAFIAIPGGYGTFDEIFDVITAAQIGYHKKPCAFFNINGYYDKLLDFLRNCVNEGFIKKEYVDMLIVSDDIDEIIEKILNYNAPKDKWQN, encoded by the coding sequence ATGAATGTTGCTATTTACTGTGGTTCTTCATTTGGAAATGATAAAATCTATGAAGAACAAACAAAAGTTTTAGCCCAAAAACTTGCACTAAAAAAATTAAATATTGTTTATGGTGGTTCTTTACAAGGACTTATGGGAATAGTTTCAAATGAATCTTTAAAGTGTAACAACAGTGTAACTGGTGTTATAACTTTTGATTTAATCAATAAAGAGCTTGAAAATAAAAATCTTACAAAAATTTATAGAGTAAATAATATGGATGAAAGAAAAGCTAAAATGGAAGAGTTATCTGATGCATTTATAGCAATTCCAGGTGGTTATGGAACATTTGATGAGATTTTTGATGTTATTACTGCTGCACAAATTGGTTATCATAAAAAACCTTGTGCGTTTTTTAATATAAATGGATATTACGATAAATTACTTGATTTTTTAAGAAACTGCGTAAATGAAGGTTTTATAAAAAAAGAGTATGTTGATATGTTAATTGTTTCAGATGATATTGATGAGATAATTGAAAAAATTTTAAACTATAATGCACCAAAAGATAAATGGCAAAATTAA
- a CDS encoding HAD family hydrolase, with protein MKKYILFDNDGVLVHTEPLYFKANIQALKKFFDVELEFEEYMKIMSEGTTVWQKALDKGFSFAEVEIARNKRNEYYQNFLKTENILIDGVKDVLKELSKDYKMGIVTTSRRVDFEIIHKNLGIVDFMDFVLCEEDYNFAKPHPEPYLKGLELFKAKKQEAIVVEDSTRGLTAAHKAGIECVIVKNEFTLTQDFSKASYFIETLKELKTILN; from the coding sequence ATGAAAAAATATATACTTTTTGATAATGATGGAGTTTTAGTTCACACAGAACCTTTGTATTTTAAAGCAAATATACAAGCTTTAAAAAAGTTTTTTGATGTTGAATTAGAGTTTGAAGAATATATGAAAATTATGAGTGAAGGAACAACAGTTTGGCAAAAAGCTTTAGACAAAGGTTTTTCCTTTGCTGAAGTTGAAATTGCAAGAAACAAAAGAAATGAGTATTATCAAAACTTTCTAAAAACAGAAAATATTTTAATTGATGGCGTAAAAGATGTTCTAAAAGAGTTATCAAAAGATTACAAAATGGGAATAGTTACAACTTCAAGAAGAGTTGATTTTGAAATTATTCATAAAAATTTAGGAATAGTTGATTTTATGGATTTTGTTCTTTGTGAAGAGGATTACAATTTTGCAAAACCACATCCTGAACCATATTTAAAAGGTCTAGAACTCTTTAAAGCAAAGAAACAAGAGGCAATTGTAGTTGAAGACTCAACAAGAGGTTTAACAGCAGCTCATAAAGCTGGAATTGAGTGTGTGATTGTAAAAAATGAATTTACCCTCACACAAGATTTTTCAAAAGCAAGTTATTTTATAGAGACTCTAAAAGAATTGAAAACTATTTTAAATTAG
- a CDS encoding TlpA family protein disulfide reductase: MRKSLVFSLLVLGVLFGGCDSKSTIDGSVIAKTKKEEVNTNFVPQSFTLITTDEKFISFTSTTQGLDFDEFKGKKAVLIDVFATWCPPCIEEIPTLVELKEKYKDQFEIVSVLFEKDKTKEEIEAFIKQHGINYPITMGEENFRLAKELGDIKKVPEMFLFSKDGRFINKFVGKTSKEDLEQYIKMAIEN, encoded by the coding sequence ATGAGAAAGAGTTTAGTTTTTAGTTTATTAGTTTTAGGTGTATTATTTGGTGGTTGTGATTCAAAATCAACAATAGATGGAAGTGTAATTGCAAAAACAAAAAAAGAGGAAGTTAATACAAATTTTGTTCCTCAATCTTTTACATTAATTACAACTGATGAAAAGTTTATTAGTTTTACAAGTACAACTCAAGGTTTAGATTTTGATGAATTTAAAGGTAAAAAAGCAGTTTTAATTGATGTTTTTGCAACTTGGTGTCCACCTTGTATAGAAGAGATACCAACTTTAGTTGAGTTAAAAGAGAAATATAAAGACCAATTTGAAATAGTTTCAGTTTTATTTGAAAAAGATAAAACAAAAGAAGAGATAGAAGCTTTTATAAAACAACATGGAATTAATTATCCAATTACAATGGGTGAAGAAAACTTTAGACTTGCAAAAGAGTTAGGTGATATTAAAAAAGTTCCAGAGATGTTTTTATTTTCAAAAGATGGAAGATTTATAAATAAATTTGTTGGAAAAACTTCTAAAGAGGATTTAGAACAGTATATAAAAATGGCAATTGAAAACTAA
- a CDS encoding DsbA family protein: MQNKKLVLGSLVALIVLFIGLASFYKSNEVKEDEKKVLSKSDLLLREHSIKFGENKKNISVVEFVDPECESCAMFHPILRKLYKEYHEDIQLVVKYIPNHLNSKFAIRILEASREQNKYEEVLSVIFEKQPLWAQHNNEKPELLWEFLSTIPDLDMNKLKEDSKNPKIDKIMEIDSSDARELEVRGTPTIFVNGKRLAVLSQKDLFDLVEAEIYK, translated from the coding sequence ATGCAGAATAAAAAGTTAGTATTAGGTTCATTAGTTGCTTTGATTGTTTTATTTATAGGATTAGCAAGTTTTTACAAAAGTAATGAAGTAAAAGAAGATGAAAAAAAGGTTTTAAGTAAAAGTGATTTATTACTTAGAGAACACTCTATTAAATTTGGTGAAAATAAAAAGAATATTTCAGTTGTAGAATTTGTAGACCCAGAGTGTGAATCTTGTGCAATGTTTCATCCAATTCTTAGAAAATTATATAAAGAGTATCATGAAGATATTCAATTAGTTGTTAAATATATTCCAAATCATTTGAATTCAAAATTTGCAATAAGAATTTTAGAAGCTTCAAGAGAACAAAACAAATATGAAGAAGTTTTAAGTGTTATTTTTGAAAAACAACCTTTATGGGCACAACATAATAATGAAAAACCAGAATTATTATGGGAATTTTTATCAACAATTCCTGACCTTGATATGAATAAATTAAAAGAGGATTCAAAAAATCCTAAAATTGATAAAATCATGGAAATTGATTCTTCTGATGCAAGAGAATTAGAAGTAAGAGGAACACCAACTATTTTTGTAAATGGAAAAAGATTAGCAGTTTTATCTCAAAAAGATTTATTTGATTTAGTTGAAGCTGAGATTTATAAATAA